A window of the Fibrobacter sp. UWH4 genome harbors these coding sequences:
- the trmFO gene encoding methylenetetrahydrofolate--tRNA-(uracil(54)-C(5))-methyltransferase (FADH(2)-oxidizing) TrmFO → MSDLITQRGEAPTSKPQRVRVIGGGLAGCEAALQLASRGFKVDLYEMRPEKNTPAHKDGHLAQLVCSNSFKALGITSAHGLLKQELTMLGSFLLDSAREAAVPAGDSLTVNRDIFSESVEKKIAESQNITLHREEVTSLEGDCPTLVAAGPLASDTLADDIFKRLGSNRLHFFDAIAPVVETDSIDFDHAFYMNRWEKGETADFINCPLDKETYAEFVRKLCEAESTEPRPFEKNELFEGCLPVEEMARRGYETLRHGPMRPIGLGLGNNGKLWYAVIQLRAENKQKTLFNMVGFQTRLKWGTQKEIFTMVPALKNAKFARLGCMHRNTFIESPKFLDKTLRLRPDLECAKGIPPTWFAGQITGSEGYTEAVATGWYAAWNMAQTLLHGHADPLPDESCIGSLMNRLVEENEDFQPMNFNFGLLPHHEGLKKKNKKEILAARAEESVRKWIADRKLV, encoded by the coding sequence ATGAGCGACCTCATTACTCAAAGGGGCGAAGCCCCGACTTCAAAGCCTCAACGTGTACGTGTAATTGGCGGTGGTCTCGCAGGTTGCGAGGCGGCTTTACAACTGGCGAGCCGCGGTTTTAAGGTCGATTTGTACGAAATGCGCCCGGAGAAAAATACACCTGCGCACAAAGACGGCCATCTAGCCCAATTAGTTTGTTCCAATAGTTTTAAGGCTTTGGGCATTACATCTGCCCACGGGCTCCTGAAGCAGGAACTCACGATGCTCGGGAGCTTTCTGCTGGATTCCGCCCGAGAAGCTGCCGTGCCCGCAGGCGACTCGCTCACCGTGAACCGCGATATCTTCAGCGAATCGGTTGAAAAAAAGATTGCAGAGAGCCAGAACATTACGCTCCACCGCGAAGAAGTCACAAGCCTCGAAGGCGACTGCCCTACGCTCGTTGCCGCGGGCCCCCTGGCAAGCGACACGCTCGCCGATGACATTTTCAAGCGCCTGGGCAGCAACCGCCTGCATTTCTTTGACGCCATCGCCCCGGTTGTCGAAACGGACAGCATCGACTTTGACCACGCCTTCTACATGAACCGCTGGGAAAAAGGCGAAACGGCAGACTTTATCAACTGCCCCTTGGACAAGGAAACCTACGCAGAATTTGTACGCAAGCTCTGCGAAGCCGAAAGCACCGAGCCGCGCCCGTTCGAAAAGAACGAACTGTTCGAAGGTTGCTTGCCGGTCGAAGAAATGGCCCGCCGCGGTTACGAGACGCTCCGCCACGGTCCCATGCGTCCGATTGGCCTTGGACTCGGCAACAACGGGAAATTGTGGTACGCAGTCATCCAGCTCCGCGCCGAAAACAAGCAGAAGACTTTGTTCAACATGGTGGGTTTCCAAACGCGCCTCAAGTGGGGCACGCAAAAGGAAATCTTCACCATGGTGCCGGCGCTCAAGAACGCGAAGTTTGCACGCCTCGGCTGCATGCACCGTAATACCTTCATTGAATCGCCCAAGTTCCTGGACAAGACTCTTCGCCTGCGCCCGGATCTTGAATGCGCCAAGGGCATTCCGCCCACGTGGTTCGCAGGCCAGATTACCGGCAGCGAAGGCTACACCGAAGCCGTCGCCACCGGCTGGTACGCCGCCTGGAACATGGCGCAGACCCTTTTGCACGGGCATGCCGACCCGCTCCCCGACGAAAGCTGCATCGGTTCCTTGATGAACCGCCTGGTGGAAGAAAACGAAGACTTCCAGCCCATGAACTTCAACTTCGGGCTGCTCCCCCACCACGAAGGCCTCAAGAAGAAGAACAAGAAGGAAATTCTTGCGGCCCGCGCCGAAGAATCCGTGCGCAAGTGGATTGCGGATAGGAAATTGGTATAA